DNA sequence from the Raphanus sativus cultivar WK10039 unplaced genomic scaffold, ASM80110v3 Scaffold4839, whole genome shotgun sequence genome:
ATTGGGCCTTCAGGCCTTTGGACTTCTAtcgtttatgttatttcttattTCAGCCTTCGGGcttatattgttatttatatttcagatgTTTATTTTCGGATTTGACTTTATGGTATTGTATTTGACTTTATTGTATGACGTGGATTTTATTAtccgtattattattattacttccGCTGCGCTACTATTTATTTATCGTTATTTTAATTCCGCAATCATATTCGCAAGACGCGGTCGCGTCAggttttggtatcagagccgtgtTCCGTCCCGGCTCCGACCCGGGATGGCGATTTCTGGAGACTCggtttttattcggttttaatcggttttcaaatatttatgggGATAtggggattttaaaaataagaaaaaaatagcaCCTTTCCGTTCGATATCACTCCTTTAATTGTTGGATTTCGTCAGAAGTTAACTCGTTGCCTTCATTTCAGATGCCGCCGAGGAGAGCTACCCGTGCTCAGATCGCTAGAGATGCTAGAGAGGCTCAGGATGCGCATGTTCAGCCCGCAGTTCCGCAGCCCGTTGCTCCGCAGATTGATCAGGATGCCGTGAGACAGATGATTCAGGAGTCAGTTCAGCAGATTGCCCAAGAGGCAGCCAGACAAGCCTCTCAGGAGGCTGCCCGGGTAGCTGCTCAGGAAGTTGCTCGACAGATGGCTGCAGCTCAGCAGGTTCCGCAGGGTCCTCAGATTCATGTGCAGCAGGGTCCGCAGATTCATATGCAGCAGGTTCCGCCAGTTCAGGTTCAGCATGATCATCAGGTTCCAGCTCAGCAGGCCCCAGCGCCACAGTATCCGCAGGTTCCTATTCAGCCAGTTCCAGGGGTCTTCCAGGTTCCACCACCGCCGCCTGCTTTTCCAGTGCATGTACCCGAGGTTGATGAGACATTTATCAGGGTGTTGTCACAGATGAAGTATGTGAACTTGGAGCATTTCAGTGGTACCACAGACCCTACACTTGCTCACGATTGGAGGCACAGTTTGGATAAGTGTTTGAACACTATCTCATGCCCACCAAGGCACAAGCTTAGGATTGCTGAGTTGTATTTGCGCGGAGATGCAGCAGTGTGGTGGGATGGAGTGCGAGTGATGCACCACGGCGAGATGACTTATGAGGATTTCATGTATGCATTCAACAAGAAGTATTTTCCAAGAGAAGCTTTGGATGAGAAGAAGAACGATTTTGAGAGTTTGAGGCAGGGTGGAAAGTCTGTCAGAGAATATGAGCATGAGTTTCGC
Encoded proteins:
- the LOC130507578 gene encoding uncharacterized protein LOC130507578, with translation MPPRRATRAQIARDAREAQDAHVQPAVPQPVAPQIDQDAVRQMIQESVQQIAQEAARQASQEAARVAAQEVARQMAAAQQVPQGPQIHVQQGPQIHMQQVPPVQVQHDHQVPAQQAPAPQYPQVPIQPVPGVFQVPPPPPAFPVHVPEVDETFIRVLSQMKYVNLEHFSGTTDPTLAHDWRHSLDKCLNTISCPPRHKLRIAELYLRGDAAVWWDGVRVMHHGEMTYEDFMYAFNKKYFPREALDEKKNDFESLRQGGKSVREYEHEFRQLHRFAGNGMDEEDLIRRFLKGMRVELHGRCSMVTYTSLEDLVEKAVVQEKCIAAEQKFNKAAQHKSEGASESQKRTWDQPSIQCHNCELFGHVSRNCRKPPVTQFIAPGAPVAAAAARNCYGCNQPGHIFRVCPRRGNAALPPPPKRLAIVPRVFTVGDHQGAEPIA